AAGCCTGATGGTCACCGGCTTGGGCGACATCACCTCAAGAATCTCCTTGAAGTCGCTGCGTTGCATCGGCAGCAGTTTATCCAGGGCGGCCTGGCGCTGAGCAGGTGTCTCAGCAACGATCATTTCTATCACCACCGGCAGGCGGTCGACCGCATTGAACATCCGTTCTGTTCGACACAGACCGATCCCCATGGCGCCATACTTCAATGCCCGGCTTGCATCTGTCGCCGTATCCGCATTCGCCATGACACGCAGATAGGCTGCCTCATCGGCCCATCTCAACAATCTGTTCAGCTCTTCGGTAAAATCTGGCTCGACCATGGGAATCTGTCCCAGAAAGACGTTACCGCTGCTACCGTCGATGGTGATCATGTCGCCCTCGCGGATCACAGTGCCCTTGGCCACAGCCTCCCGGCGCTGTACATCGACACTTATTCCCTCTGCACCGGCCACACAGGGCTTACCCATGCCCCGTGCCACCACTGCCGCATGGGAGGTCTTACCGCCACGACTGGTGAGTATCCCTTCCGAGGCGAAGAAACCGTGTATATCCTCTGGCTTGGTCTCTTCCCGCAACAAAATCACTTTCTGTCCCTGCTCTTTGCCCATCAACTCCGCCCGGTCGGCGTCGAACACCGCCAATCCGCTGGCTGCACCCGGCGATGCAGGCAGACCCTGAGCCACTGGTTCAGCCTTGTTTTCATTGTTCAACCGGGGATAGAGCATCTGTTCAAGATAGATCGGGTCGATCCGCAGTAACGCCTGCTCCTTGCTGATCAAACCCTCCTCAACCATCTCCACGGAGGTGCGCACCATGGCCGTGGCGTTCATCTTGCCGTTCCGTGTCTGCAGACAGTACAGGGTGCCGCGTTCGATCGTGAACTCGAAATCCTGCACCTCTTTGTAGTGACTCTCCAGTTTCTGACGCAGCTCCTCGAGCTGTTCTGCCATTTCCGGCATCTCTTCCGCCAGACGGGCAATCGGCTTGGGGGTACGGATACCGGCTACTACATCTTCTCCCTGGGCATTCACCAGATACTCGCCGAACAGCTTGTTCTCACCGGTACCCGGGTTCCGGGTGAAGGCCACCCCGGTGGCGGAATCATTCCCCCTATTGCCAAACACCATGGTACAGACATTTACTGCCGTACCGTTGGCCATCTCCGGGGTGATATTAAATTGACGCCGGTAGTCGACGGCACGCTTGCCCATCCAAGAGCCGAATACTGCCTTGATAGCGATCTCCAGCTGATCATAGGGGTCTTCCGGAAACGGCCGGCCGGTATGCTTTTCGAAGACCGTGAGAAAACGATCACAGATCTCCTTCAGGTCATCCGCAGAGAGTCCTACGTCCTCGGTGACATGGGCATTCTGTTTGACCGCCTCAAACTCCTCGTCAAAGGCCTCATCCGGAACACCGAGTGCAACCTTACCGAACAGCTGGATGAATCGGCGATAGGCATCATAGCCGAAACGTTGATCCCCGGTTTGTTCGATTACACCCTCGAGGGTATTACTGTTGAGCCCCAGATTGAGAATGGTGTCCATCATACCGGGCATGGACATTGCCGAACCGGAACGTACAGAAACCAACAGGGGATTCTCCGCATCGCCGAACCCTTTGCCGGTGGCTGCTTCCACCTGCTCCATGTGGCTGCGCACATCTTTCATCAGATTATCGGGCAGGGTCTTGGACTCATTGGCCAGGTAATCGAGACACGCCTCTGTACTGATCACAAATCCGGGTGGCACATTCAACCCAAACTGTGTCATTTCACAAAGGTTTGCCCCTTTTCCTCCCAACAGTTTCTTATTCTTGCCATCTCCCTCGTGAAATGCATAGACATGTCGTTTTTGACTCATTTTCTTAGATATCCTCTATTTATTATCTGAACTGACCCGTACCGAATTCATTCTGAAAATACCGACTACCTTGCCTGCCGCATGATTAATACACTGGATAACTACCCACATTCGTACCAAGCAGTATAATACTCCCTTTTTGTTGCCGAACCATTAACGAGATCCATGGAAAAAACCTACGACCCCCACGCCATTGAGCAACGCTGGTACCAGACCTGGGAAGAACGCGGCTATTTCGCCCCAGGCCAGACCGGCAGTGACAGCTACTGCATCATGATTCCACCTCCCAATGTCACCGGCAGCCTGCACATGGGACATGGTTTCAACAACACAATCATGGATACGCTGATCCGCTACCACCGTATGAAGGGCGACAAAACCCTGTGGCAGGCGGGTTCCGACCATGCCGGAATCGCCACCCAGATGGTGGTCGAACGCCAGCTGGAGGCGGAGAACAAAAAACGCCACGATCTGGGAAGGGAACAATTCATCGAACGGATCTGGGAGTGGAAGGGAGAGTCTGGCGGCAATATTTCCCGCCAACTGCGCAGGCTCGGCTCATCACTGGATTGGCAGCACGAACGCTTTACCATGGACGAGGGACTCTCCGATGCAGTCAGGGAGGTCTTTATCCGGCTCTATGAGGAGGGCTTGATCTATCGCGGAAAGCGTCTGGTCAACTGGGACCCCAAGTTACACACCGCAGTCTCCGACCTGGAGGTCCTGTCGGAAGAAGAGTATGGCCACATGTGGCATATGCGCTATCCCCTGACAAATGGCCAGGGCCATCTAGTCGTCGCTACAACCCGTCCCGAGACCATGCTCGGCGACTGTGCAGTGGCGGTAAACCCCAGTGACGAACGCTATAAACACCTGATCGGTGAACTGCTCGAACTGCCCCTTACCGGACGCCGTATCCCAATCATCGCCGACGAAGAACATGTGGATCCGGAGTTCGGTACTGGCTGCGTCAAAATCACCCCCGCCCACGACTTCAATGACTACGCGGTCTGGCAGCGCCACCGGGATGAGATCACCATCAGTGAACAGATCCACGGCGGTCTGATCAATATCTTCACCGTGGATGCCTCGATACGTGAAAATGGCGAGACTGAAGGCAGCCTGATCCCGGAAAAATATATCGGCATGGATCGCTATGATGCACGGAAGCAGATCGTTGCCGATCTTGAGGAACAGGGATTACTGGAGAAGATCGATGATCACAAACTGGTGGTGCCCAGAGGAGACCGCTCCGGGGCAGTCATCGAACCCTTCCTGACGGATCAGTGGTACGTCAAGATCGCCCCCCTGGCCAAGCCCGCCATCGAAGCGGTGGAGCGCGGCAAGATCCGCTTCGTCCCCGATAACTGGAAAAACACCTATTACGAATGGATGCGCAACATCCAGGACTGGTGCATCAGCCGCCAGATTTGGTGGGGACACCGCATTCCTGCCTGGTATGACGATCAGGGCAACGTCTATGTCGGTCGTTCTGAGGCGGAGGTCCGCGCTCGTCACAATCTTGATGACGACTACCCCCTACAACAGGACGAGGATGTCCTAGACACCTGGTTCAGCTCCGCACTCTGGCCCTTCTCCACGCTGGGTTGGCCGCAACAGACCGATCGTCTCAAAGATTTCTACCCCACCAGCGTCCTGGTCACGGCCTTTGACATCATCTTCTTCTGGGTCGCACGCATGATCATGATGGGCATCAAATTCATGGGAGATGTCCCCTTCCATGAGGTCTATATCCATGGTCTGATCCGCGATGGTCACGGGGACAAGATGTCAAAATCCAAAGGCAATGTACTCGATCCCATCGACCTTATCGACGGCATCGAACTGGAAAAGCTGGTGGAAAAGCGCACCAGCGGCATGATGCAGCCACAACTGGCTAAAAAGATTGAAAAGCAGACCCGCAAGGAGTTTCCCGACGGCATACCCAGCTTCGGCACAGACGCCCTGCGTTTCACCTTTGCCGCTCTGGCCGCCACAGGTCGTGATATCAAGTTCGACCTGGGTCGTATCGAGGGTTACCGCAACTTCTGCAACAAACTGTGGAACGCCACCCGCTATGTGATGATGAATGTGGAAGGGCAGGATTGCGGTGTGCAGGGGGTAACAACCGGTCACTCCGAGCCGTCTGCCAAACTGGAACGATCGGTCGCCGACCGCTGGATCATGTCGCGCCTGCAAAAAACCAAGCAGACAGTAACGGGAGCCATCGAGGGTTACCGCTTCGACCATGCCGCCCAGGCAATCTACGAGTTCACCTGGAACGAGTATTGCGATTGGTACCTGGAACTGAGTAAACCGGTACTCAATGACGAGAATGCAACTGCCGAAGCGAAGCGCGGAACACGACGCACCCTGGTCAGGGTACTGGAGAATCTGTTGCGCCTGACTCATCCGATCATGCCATTCATCACTGAAGAGATCTGGCAGCGTGTTGCCCCCATCGCCGGTGTCATCGGAGAAGAACAGGAGGGGGCCACGATCATGCAACAACCCTTTCCCACACAACGTAAATCCTTGATCGATGATGAAGCGGAGATTGAAATGGCCTGGGTGATGCAGTTCATACTGGGCATTCGAAAGATCAAGGGTGAACAGAACATCTCGCCGGGAAAACCGGTACCGGTACTCCTGGCCGATGCCAGTGAGCATGACAGGGCCCTGGCAGAGCAGCATCGACATTATCTCGACTTCCTTGCCAAAACCGAATCTATCGAAGTGTTGGCTGATGACGAACAAGGACCTGAATCGGCCACCGCTTTGGTGGGTGAGATGAAGGTATTGATTCCTCTGGCGGGCTTGATCGACAAGGAAGCTGAAATCAAGCGCCTGGAAAAGGAGACCGGACGTCTGCAATCCGATGTGGACCGCATCGAAAGGAAACTGGCCAATGCCAGCTTTGTCGATAAAGCACCGCAAGCCGTGGTAGAGAAGGAGCGCGAAAAACTGGCGGAGGCCAAAGGCGCCCTCGAAACCCTGCGCGTGCAGCTGGAAAAAATCAGAAACCTGTAGCAACTCCCCCCCTTCCTACTTATGGGGGGTATTGTGAAAGCAAGCCGCAAATGCTCGAGAATGTTTTATCCGCAAATGAACGCGAATAAACGCAAATTTAATTAATAACTCTGCAACACGGTACAACTTGGGTTTTACCCTATCGCATTGACTATACCCTCTAATGAAGGAGGGTAGGCAACCAAACCCTCCTAGGTCTTGTTGCCACATTGCCACTTTCCCCTTCTCTTCCTATATTCAAATATTCACCAAAACCGGATGTTTAGCATTTAAGACTACTGAGATGAGGTGAGTTAATGCCGCATTTACAATTTGAAATAAACAAAGAGATTACAGACATAGAGAAGCAGGCAATCGCTTCCCAGGTGTGCTCGCTTTTTGCCGCGGTTATGGATACAGGCACAGATCATATTGCAGTTTCGATTCGTGAGCTCGGTACTCACAATCTCTCAATTGGACGCGTTAAAGAACCGGAGAAAGGCGTTGCCGTTATCAATGCAGATATCAGAGACGGTCGCAATATTGAGCAACGAAGAACCCTGGCGTTAGGCTTTATGGAGATATTGCATAAAACCCTTGATATTCCTAAACAGCATATTTACGTCACCTTTACCGAGCATAAAGGAGAGGATTTCCATCTTTTCGAAAAATACCTGGCCAATTGGCGACAGGGAGAAAATCCCCTGGCGGAATAGACATATTATTCTCTGGATTCATGCCGTCTTACCATGGCAGAGCATCATGGGTGATCGGGAACCATTATCCCTGGAAAAACATCCCTTTCGTTAAGTTGTCGTAATTTTCAAGGATTGGAAGCCGGGAACGGTGTCCGGGTAAGCGAGGTGCAAATTATGCAACAACCTAAAGTGACGTTCGATACACACGCGGTCTTGAACCAACCACCCCCCCTGGAAAAATATAACGCTTACCGATCAGACGCCATATTGCAGCACTATATAAAAACACTTGGTGGTGAATGGGGAGAGCAGAGACTACAGGCGTACGGTCAACTTGTCGGAAACGAGCTGCAAGAGGCGGGGTTTGACGCCAATGCCTATAAACCCGAGTTTCATAGCCATGATCGCTTCGGTCATCGGCTCGATTTTATAAAATACCATCCCGCCTATCACCGCCTGATGACAGCGGCAATCGATGCGGGACACCATAACCTGCCATGGGTTGTGCAAAAAACCGGTGCGCATGTGGTCAGGGCCGGGATCGAATATCTACACACACAAGCGGACCCGGGCAGCGGATGCCCACTGACCATGACCTTCTCTTCCATACCCACCATCAGACATCAACCCGATATCGCACAAGCGTGGATACCGAAGATCACAGCAGCTCTCTATGATCCGAGAAACCTGCCCTATTATGAAAAACAGGGCTTGACCATCGGCATGGCGATGACGGAGAAACAGGGAGGTTCGGATGTCCGCACCAACACCACCAGAGCCTTCCCCATTGGCGCACCCGGTCCGGGTGAAAGCTATGAACTTGTGGGTCACAAGTGGTTCTGCTCGGCACCCATGTCAGACGCCTTTCTCACGCTCGCCAATACGGATAGCGGTCTGACCTGCTTTCTGCT
This sequence is a window from Candidatus Thiodiazotropha sp. LNASS1. Protein-coding genes within it:
- the ppdK gene encoding pyruvate, phosphate dikinase, with amino-acid sequence MSQKRHVYAFHEGDGKNKKLLGGKGANLCEMTQFGLNVPPGFVISTEACLDYLANESKTLPDNLMKDVRSHMEQVEAATGKGFGDAENPLLVSVRSGSAMSMPGMMDTILNLGLNSNTLEGVIEQTGDQRFGYDAYRRFIQLFGKVALGVPDEAFDEEFEAVKQNAHVTEDVGLSADDLKEICDRFLTVFEKHTGRPFPEDPYDQLEIAIKAVFGSWMGKRAVDYRRQFNITPEMANGTAVNVCTMVFGNRGNDSATGVAFTRNPGTGENKLFGEYLVNAQGEDVVAGIRTPKPIARLAEEMPEMAEQLEELRQKLESHYKEVQDFEFTIERGTLYCLQTRNGKMNATAMVRTSVEMVEEGLISKEQALLRIDPIYLEQMLYPRLNNENKAEPVAQGLPASPGAASGLAVFDADRAELMGKEQGQKVILLREETKPEDIHGFFASEGILTSRGGKTSHAAVVARGMGKPCVAGAEGISVDVQRREAVAKGTVIREGDMITIDGSSGNVFLGQIPMVEPDFTEELNRLLRWADEAAYLRVMANADTATDASRALKYGAMGIGLCRTERMFNAVDRLPVVIEMIVAETPAQRQAALDKLLPMQRSDFKEILEVMSPKPVTIRLLDPPIHEFLPTEQQLLSDLSELHHLRNSVRGMNVLAGSMMLLQDPELARQEADSLRHMVDESLVEQAIEKKETMLRKVRTLTETNPMLGHRGVRLGITFPEIYSMQIRAILEAAAECAAKDLEVHPQMMVPQVCTAEELKRVKAMVDEIRADVEAKYGQKINFRFGTMIEVVRACMRADSLVEEAEFFSFGTNDLTQATFSFSREDAENKFLPMYNQNDILKDNPFEVLDEKGVGKLMQLAVDWGRQKNNSLSVGICGEHGGHPSSIAFCHRAGLNYVSCSAPRVPVARLAAAHASLQQQ
- a CDS encoding valine--tRNA ligase, encoding MEKTYDPHAIEQRWYQTWEERGYFAPGQTGSDSYCIMIPPPNVTGSLHMGHGFNNTIMDTLIRYHRMKGDKTLWQAGSDHAGIATQMVVERQLEAENKKRHDLGREQFIERIWEWKGESGGNISRQLRRLGSSLDWQHERFTMDEGLSDAVREVFIRLYEEGLIYRGKRLVNWDPKLHTAVSDLEVLSEEEYGHMWHMRYPLTNGQGHLVVATTRPETMLGDCAVAVNPSDERYKHLIGELLELPLTGRRIPIIADEEHVDPEFGTGCVKITPAHDFNDYAVWQRHRDEITISEQIHGGLINIFTVDASIRENGETEGSLIPEKYIGMDRYDARKQIVADLEEQGLLEKIDDHKLVVPRGDRSGAVIEPFLTDQWYVKIAPLAKPAIEAVERGKIRFVPDNWKNTYYEWMRNIQDWCISRQIWWGHRIPAWYDDQGNVYVGRSEAEVRARHNLDDDYPLQQDEDVLDTWFSSALWPFSTLGWPQQTDRLKDFYPTSVLVTAFDIIFFWVARMIMMGIKFMGDVPFHEVYIHGLIRDGHGDKMSKSKGNVLDPIDLIDGIELEKLVEKRTSGMMQPQLAKKIEKQTRKEFPDGIPSFGTDALRFTFAALAATGRDIKFDLGRIEGYRNFCNKLWNATRYVMMNVEGQDCGVQGVTTGHSEPSAKLERSVADRWIMSRLQKTKQTVTGAIEGYRFDHAAQAIYEFTWNEYCDWYLELSKPVLNDENATAEAKRGTRRTLVRVLENLLRLTHPIMPFITEEIWQRVAPIAGVIGEEQEGATIMQQPFPTQRKSLIDDEAEIEMAWVMQFILGIRKIKGEQNISPGKPVPVLLADASEHDRALAEQHRHYLDFLAKTESIEVLADDEQGPESATALVGEMKVLIPLAGLIDKEAEIKRLEKETGRLQSDVDRIERKLANASFVDKAPQAVVEKEREKLAEAKGALETLRVQLEKIRNL
- a CDS encoding 4-oxalocrotonate tautomerase family protein, whose amino-acid sequence is MPHLQFEINKEITDIEKQAIASQVCSLFAAVMDTGTDHIAVSIRELGTHNLSIGRVKEPEKGVAVINADIRDGRNIEQRRTLALGFMEILHKTLDIPKQHIYVTFTEHKGEDFHLFEKYLANWRQGENPLAE